CCCACTGCCGGCTCCATCCACAATGTCTACCACATTGAGGGGCCGCCCTGGGCGGCCTTTGTGCAGCACCACGACGGCTCCCTGGAGTCCTTCGGCGAATCAGCTCAGACAATCCCCGCCGACCTCGGCCTGATCCGCCAGTTCGCGTGGGGGAGTGTGCACGCGATTGCGCTCACAACCGATGACGACGTGCGAATCTGGGACTGGAACAACAACTACTACGGCCAATCGACCATCCCGGACAACCTCGATGCCGTGTTGCAGGTCGAAGCCGGACTCAGCTACTCCCTCGTCCTGCGCGATACCAGCGCCGATACACCGCCGGTGCTCACGGACATCGCGGCGCGCACCATCACGGAATTGGAAGATCTCAACCTGTCGGCAACGATTTCTGGACCCGGCCCCTTCACCTACCAATGGCAACACAACGGCACCAACATTTCCGGGGCCACCACCCCGGAACTCACGATTGCCGAAGCCCAGCTCTCCGCCGCGGGCGACTACACCCTCGCTGTCACCAACCGCCTCGGCACGACCGTCAGTGATCCGATCACGGTCACGGTCAATCCCCTGCCGGTCGTCACCGACCAAAGCTCCCGCCGCCAAGTGCTCGCACCTGGCGCTACGTTGAATTTGGAAGTGACCGCCACCGGAAACGGCAACCTCAGCTACCAGTGGGTGCGCAACGGCCACCCCATCGCCGATGCCACCTCCCCCAATTTCAACCTCGACCGCCTGACGCTCACCGACGGCGGCTGGTTCGCGCTCGACATCACAGACGACCACGGCACCCGACGAAGCCCGGCGATGTTCGTAATCATCGCGCCAGACGAAACCAAGGTCACCGGCTGGGGCTCGGGCTATGCGGAAGCCAAAAACGTGTCGCGGGAAACCAACGACATCGTCGCCATCGAAACGGGTTCAAGTCACTCGCTGGCCCTCACTCGCGATGGCGAAGCACTGTCCTTCGGTATCGAAAGCGCGCCTCAGAATGAGATTCCGGTCGCAGCCCGAAGTGAGGTCGTGGCCATCGCTGATGGCTACACCCACGCCCTCGCCTTGCGCTCCGATGGCACCGTGGTGGCTTGGGGCTCCAACAGCGACGGCCAGATCAATGTGCCGGAAACCTTGCACGACATCGTGGCCATCGCAGCGGGCGGCTACCATTCGCTGGCCCTACGCTCGGACGGCAAGGTTTATGCGTGGGGTCGCCCGCCGTGGTCGCAGTCCCCCATGCCCGGCGATCTATCCGACGTGGTGATGATCTCCGCCGGCGAGCTTCATTCGCTCGCCCTAACCCGGCTCGGCGAGGTGCGGGCCTGGGGATACACTCCGCAAGGTATCGTCGACGTCCCTCCAGACCTCGATGAGGTGGTAAGCATCGTCGCAGGGACATCCCACTCCTTCGCAGTCGACGCGTCGGGAACCGCGCGAGGTTGGGGTGCCAGCGGCTGGCATGAGTCCTCCGTGCCCGCCAGCTCCCGTGGACATGTCCTGCGCGCCTGCGCGGGTTTCCAGCATTCGTTTCTGCTGCTGCGCGACGGTTCACTCTACTCGTGGGGATCAAACGTCGGCTACATGCGGGATCATCCCGCGGGATTGACCGGCGTCTACGACCTCAAGGGCTGGAGTGCGCATCATCTCGTGCTGGAAAGCGCCGGTGCACCCGGTATCTACGCACCACTCGCCAACGTCGCGGTCAATGAGGGACAACCCGTGGAGTGGCTGGTCCACAGCACGGGAACCGACCCACGCACGTATCAGTGGTTCAAGGACGGGGATCCCGTCGCAGGGGCCAATTCGCCGCGCCTGCGCTTTGAAGAGGTCGAGCTCGCCGACGCCGGCAGCTACGAGTTGGTGATAAGCAACGCCCATGGTTCAGTCCGCAGCCGCCCGGCCTCACTCAGCGTCGCCCCCGTGCCGGTTATTACGGCATTCAGCGACCTGCGTCATGTCGTCGCGCCAGGCCGCGACCTCGCGTTCTCCGTGAGCGCGACCGGCACCGGGGTCCTTCACTACCAATGGTCACATCGCGGGGCCGACATACCGAATGCAAACAGTCCTACCCTCGAACTCAGCAACCTGACTGCGACCGATTCGGGTTGGTATAACGTCGAGATCACCGACGACATCGGCACCCGCCGCAGCCCCGCCATCCTCGTCGAGGTGGTGCCCGCCAAGGTGAGAGTGATCGCCTGGAAACCCCAACCGGACGAGTATACCCCGCACTGGCCGCCGGCAGAAAACGATTTCATCAAGGTCGCCACCAACGGCACACATCGCATGGCCCTGCGTCGCGACGGCACCGTGCGTGTCTTCGAGAATCCGTGGACGCCGGACGACGTGATGGCCGAAATCCCCCAGCTTTCCGACATCGTCGACATCGCGATAGGCGGCAACATCGTCTGGGCTGTTCTGCACGCAGACGGTCGAGTGCAAGCTTGGGGGGCGAACGGCTACGGCCAGATTGACGTCCCCCCCACCCTGACCCGTGCGGTCAAGATCGCGGTTGGCGGCTTCCACGTCCTCGCTCTGCGTGACACCGGCACGATAGTCGGCTGGGGTCGGAACGACTACAGCCAAGCTAGCTACGGCAACCGACTGACCGACGTGGTGGAAATCGCGGCCGGCTATACCCACTCCGCCGCCCTGTTGCGGAGCCGCACCGGCGTCTTCTGGGGCTACAGCAACATTGTTGGGGTGTATGCACCGAGCTTGGAGAACCTGGTGGGACTTTCGGGGTGCGACTTCAACTGGGTCGCGGCCCATACCGACGGCTCCGTGACTTCCTGGGGACGGGGCGTGCTCCACAACCTGCCCACCGGCCTCGGCGCCGTGCAGGCGATCGCGGCCGGCATTGACCACGGACTGCTACTCGACGAAGCGGGCACCGTGCACGCCTGGAGTGGCCAATTTCACGGCACCATCCAGGTGCCGCCCGGCTTGCAGGATGTCTTCGCCATCACCGCCGGCGGCTATGAATCGGTCGCGTTCATGGATGCCACCCCCGACTTCGCAACCGAAGTTTCCTTGATCGACGCACCGAGTGAACCCGTCGCGGCGGGGACGCCGTTGGCCCTTGACTTCAGCCTCTCCAACGAAGGCAAACGCAACTGGACCAGCGACCATCAACTCCGGTTGCTTGATGCTACCGGATTAGTCGTGGCCACAGCCTCCTTGGACGGGATGCTGCGGGGCAGCCAACGCACTATTTCCATCGAATTCGAAGCGCCCCCGGTATTGGGTAAACTGAACTTGTTCACCCAGCTCTGGAACACCGCAACCCAACAACCGATCGGTGATTCATCGCGGGTCACCACCACCGTGAGTATCCTCTCCGCCGAAGGGATCGCCACGCAGCGCGTGACTCGATTGCAGCTGATTGGAACCTCCGCCACCGCGGAGATCACCAACATCCTCCGCTATCCCGCTGCCGCAACCCGCATCGATTGGGACGTGCTCCTCCCAGATGGCTGGCGTTTCCTCGGTAGCGAAAATGACACCGCCGCAACCACCCCCACCATCGACGACACTGCGCTCCTGACGTGGTCCTGGACCGAAGGGGCGGCCGACGGCCGGTCATTCAGCTACAGAATTCAGCACGACGACTTCACCGGAACGAGCGCTGAACTGGCGACCTTGGTCACGGCAGTCAACGGGACGCAAACGCAACAGTATGTCGTGCGACCTGACCCGCTGCGTCTGCGTTTTCGCCATTCGGCGGACATCGACGGCAATTGGGATATATCGCTCTCTGAACTGCTGCGCGTGATCGAACTTTACAACACGCGTTCCGGCACCACCCGCACCGGCAGGTATCGCGTCAATCCTTCCTCGATCGACGACTTTGACCCCGACGAGTCGATGACCGCGACCCTACCGGGTTTCTTCCACAACGCAGACTACGACCAAGACGGAAGCGTTTCGTTGGGAGAACTGCTACGCGTGATCGAGCTCTACAACACGCGTTCCGGCACTACCCGCACCGGCGCCTACCGTTTTTCGTCCGGCACTGCCGATGGCTTTATCGCGGGCGACGACGGTAGCTGACATTTCTCTTTGCGACGCACCCTTTCCTTCTTTTCTGCCAAGTCCCCGCCTCAGCGCCGCCACCTCCATGGATAAGGAAGACGACACCTTCACCCTCCGCAAACGCGACTCGATGGCCCAGAAGCGCACTACCGAAGCCGAGCTGTTCGCCCTCCTCGACGAGCAGGTTTACTGAGCAAAACCATCATTCGCCAAACGCAGTAGCCGGGGACGTCCTTGTCCGCCATAGCCTTGGCGAAGGAGGGTGACCCCGGTTCTTTTCTGCCGACACAGCCCGCCTGCTCCAAATCGATGCAGCAACCCGCGCCGAGGAGAAGTCAGGCACGCACTTTTTAGTGCAATGCTCTCAGTGCTTTCCCATACACGGCGCTCTCACCCTCGCCCGCGACACGTGGCTCACGCTGCGAACCGATCCCTGCAGGGACCTACGGTTGCGCCGGAGGCAGTTGCGATACCTGTAGGCGGAAAAAGATACGATCGCCACGGGACACCGGCCAATCCGCCCGCCACGTTTCCATCGAGTTGTCCGTCGACTCAAGTCGCAGGTCCACCGTTTCGCTGGTCCATGTTCGCAAATCGATCGAAGCTTCCACCACGTAGGAAAGATCAAAACGATCGTTGGGGCGGGTGAAGCGATAGACTGCGATACCGTTCTCCACGCTCACCTGTTCCGGAATCGCAGAACTCGCCAAACGTGGCTCCATTCCCAGTGCATATTTCATCAAGTTGGTAAGGCCATCGCCGGCCAAAACCACCTCCGGCCCGACCGTGGATGGATCATCCAGCTCCTCCGCCAAAAAGCGGGACCGCACCCAACCCGCGTATCCATCGTTTACGATAAACGACCGCTCTGCCACGACCTCCCCCCAGGTTTCATCTCCCACTTGGGTCGCCCGCACCAAGACGGTGCCAGATCCCGTCAGTGTCAGGTTCGGGCCAGTTAGGCTGGCGGGGCCGGAAACCACTTCAAAATCCACTGGCAAACCCGAACTCGCAGCCGCCATCAACGTGACGTGACCAACGTCGCGCCACCACCCCATCGGCCCGGAAAACTCGATCGATTGCGACCTTCGCAAGGTCGCCGTGCTGGATCGGCCGGAACTGAATGTGCCAGCGGAGTTCACGACTACGTTTCGCGCTCTTACCCGGTAGGTTCCCAGGTCCGCTGTTCCGACACCAGTGAGGGTGAGCGTCGACGAGGTCGCGCCCTCAATCCTCACGTCATTGTGATACCAATCATACGTAGCCGCGGGCACCGCCGACGATTCCACCGCAAAGGTAACCGTATCACCCAAGTCCACCACCTGATCCCCCAACGGCTGGGTGATTGTCGCGACGGCGTGTTCAGTATCCACCGTGAGCACGACCCCAGCACTTAGAGCGGTCCCAAAATTGTTGGATACTGCCACGGAATAGGAACCCTCGTCGGCTGTCGATGACACCTCTACCAGCAAGCTCGATGAGGTCTCATTCCCGATCAAATCGCCGTCCCGAAACCACTCGTAGGTGAACGGAGTAAGCCCGACCGCATCCGCCACGATCAAGTAGCGCCAACCGAGTGGAACCAGGTCTTGTCGGCCGCTCACATTAAGGACCCGCGGTTGAACGACGTAACTCGGGGGCTGCTCCGCCTTCAGCGTGTAGTGCTCCCAAGCATTGCCGAAATAGCTGTTGTAAACCCAAACATACTGACCGTCGGTGCTGCATTCACCCGGCACGCCACTCATCTCCAAGTCATCGAACCAAACTCGTTTCAAGTCGCCACCCGACGACGCCACCAGCAGGTCATGTATCACCCCGATGATGGACAACCGGACGTCCTCGGCCGCCGGGCTGTTGGGGTCCGGGCGGGTGGCATATTCGAAGTCGAACTGACCATCCGGTCTCAATCGACGAAGCCGCCAGACCCGGCCGGACTGAGAGCTATGCGTGGTGACCACCACCACGCTACCGTCCGGCAAAGCAACACGACTATGCGCAACCGGAAGTTCGATAGAGGGAAAATCCGCCACCAACGTTCCGTCGTCATCCACGCGGGAAACTCGGGGCGACGACCCATCGGGGTGGTAGAATAGCAACATGCCGCCGCTCGGAATCGGACAAAGGAACCGGATGCCTCGGATTTCCTCCGCGACCAAGAACGTCGGATCGGGAACCCCGTCCGCCGAGAAACGCAACGGACGCCGATCCAGACCGCCGCGCGAGACGAGCAGCCTTCCCATGCCGTCGAGCACGGGCGGTTCAAAGACATCCGTGATCGCAGCAAACGTTTCATCCCAATTTCCGTCCGGAAGCAGGCGTCGAATTCCCTCGTAGCCCCCATCGGGTGTGGGAAAAGTGCCCCACAACAGGATTCCTTTCCCCGGCTGTTCGATCATTCGAT
This portion of the Actomonas aquatica genome encodes:
- a CDS encoding immunoglobulin domain-containing protein; the encoded protein is MFLAAQAYLSGQSEYWDKDTNFAPGVSRLNGIDAYVTLADRSRLIAGRFDSVDNVPAPGVVDLVRLGSGGEVETVLTTVFPEDSWVYRMIEQPGKGILLWGTFPTPDGGYEGIRRLLPDGNWDETFAAITDVFEPPVLDGMGRLLVSRGGLDRRPLRFSADGVPDPTFLVAEEIRGIRFLCPIPSGGMLLFYHPDGSSPRVSRVDDDGTLVADFPSIELPVAHSRVALPDGSVVVVTTHSSQSGRVWRLRRLRPDGQFDFEYATRPDPNSPAAEDVRLSIIGVIHDLLVASSGGDLKRVWFDDLEMSGVPGECSTDGQYVWVYNSYFGNAWEHYTLKAEQPPSYVVQPRVLNVSGRQDLVPLGWRYLIVADAVGLTPFTYEWFRDGDLIGNETSSSLLVEVSSTADEGSYSVAVSNNFGTALSAGVVLTVDTEHAVATITQPLGDQVVDLGDTVTFAVESSAVPAATYDWYHNDVRIEGATSSTLTLTGVGTADLGTYRVRARNVVVNSAGTFSSGRSSTATLRRSQSIEFSGPMGWWRDVGHVTLMAAASSGLPVDFEVVSGPASLTGPNLTLTGSGTVLVRATQVGDETWGEVVAERSFIVNDGYAGWVRSRFLAEELDDPSTVGPEVVLAGDGLTNLMKYALGMEPRLASSAIPEQVSVENGIAVYRFTRPNDRFDLSYVVEASIDLRTWTSETVDLRLESTDNSMETWRADWPVSRGDRIFFRLQVSQLPPAQP